The following are encoded together in the Geobacter sulfurreducens PCA genome:
- a CDS encoding cytochrome c3 family protein, giving the protein MSLYAPGSRKLVFFNAFVAVSLWATLNAQSVSAAERVSPHDAQGACLSCHIATERDLRSDRLSGDGKSQLKSDANGVCLQCHGIDFGHGVGKKPEMNRKGLPLDGDGLIACAITCHDMHVVAAENPHQKAYHLRIPVEDLCFSCHDR; this is encoded by the coding sequence ATGAGCCTGTACGCGCCGGGCAGCCGGAAACTAGTATTTTTCAATGCGTTTGTGGCTGTGTCGCTGTGGGCAACACTAAACGCGCAGTCCGTTTCGGCGGCTGAACGTGTATCGCCGCACGATGCACAGGGGGCGTGTCTTTCATGTCACATTGCCACGGAACGGGATCTGAGATCCGACCGCTTGTCTGGTGATGGGAAAAGTCAGCTAAAATCAGATGCTAACGGGGTATGTCTTCAGTGTCACGGCATTGATTTCGGACATGGTGTCGGCAAAAAGCCGGAAATGAACCGCAAGGGGCTGCCGCTCGATGGAGACGGATTGATTGCCTGTGCCATCACATGTCACGACATGCATGTGGTTGCCGCGGAAAACCCTCACCAGAAAGCGTACCATCTTCGCATCCCTGTGGAGGATCTCTGCTTTTCCTGCCACGACCGATAG